One genomic window of Phycisphaeraceae bacterium includes the following:
- a CDS encoding DinB family protein: MTAISDFMLPPAKLAIGYAEKLLAGITPEMFARQPSPGGALVTTNHPAFVYGHLSLYPARLMTMIGRDADRVPHPARFEELFKAGAECRDDPEGKIYPDMESITSHFMRGTRKAIEAIPSVDPALFAQPNPAEGRARELFPTIGAAANFVLGAHVMMHLGQVSAWRRCMGLAGVL, encoded by the coding sequence ATGACCGCGATCTCAGACTTCATGCTCCCCCCGGCCAAGCTCGCGATCGGTTATGCCGAGAAGCTCCTGGCCGGCATCACCCCCGAGATGTTCGCCCGCCAGCCCTCTCCCGGCGGGGCGCTGGTGACGACGAACCATCCGGCGTTCGTGTATGGGCACCTCTCGCTCTATCCGGCGAGGCTGATGACGATGATCGGGCGCGATGCGGACCGCGTGCCGCACCCGGCGCGCTTTGAGGAGTTGTTCAAGGCGGGCGCGGAGTGCCGGGATGATCCGGAAGGGAAGATCTACCCGGACATGGAGTCGATCACCTCGCACTTCATGCGTGGAACCCGCAAGGCGATCGAGGCGATTCCGTCGGTTGATCCGGCGCTGTTCGCGCAGCCCAATCCGGCGGAGGGGCGCGCGAGGGAGTTGTTCCCGACGATCGGGGCCGCGGCGAACTTTGTGCTTGGGGCGCACGTGATGATGCACCTGGGGCAGGTGAGCGCGTGGCGCCGCTGCATGGGGCTGGCGGGGGTGCTGTGA
- a CDS encoding nucleoside monophosphate kinase: protein MPHRYQTVLLFGAPGAGKGTQGKILGQVPGFFHLSCGEVFRALDMSTELGKTFYEFSSRGELVPDDVTVKMWHQNIHAQTVLSRYKPMQDLLVLDGIPRNASQARLMDKHIKVLKIIHLVCPNKDEMIKRLRRRALKENRIDDAKEEVIRKRWQVYEDETYPVLEYYPKKIIAEVSAMGSPARVLQHVLEHVVPVQESHFTNPVTGEPNEPDGTNAGENGAEPAADLSARKTRSRV, encoded by the coding sequence CCAGACCGTCCTGCTCTTCGGCGCCCCCGGCGCCGGCAAGGGAACCCAGGGCAAGATCCTCGGCCAGGTGCCCGGGTTCTTCCACCTCTCCTGCGGCGAGGTCTTCCGCGCCCTGGACATGTCCACCGAACTCGGCAAGACCTTCTACGAGTTCTCCTCCCGCGGCGAACTGGTGCCCGACGACGTCACCGTCAAGATGTGGCACCAGAACATCCACGCCCAGACCGTCCTCTCCCGCTACAAGCCCATGCAGGACCTGCTGGTGCTCGACGGCATCCCGCGCAACGCCTCCCAGGCCCGCCTGATGGACAAGCACATCAAGGTGCTCAAGATCATCCACCTCGTCTGCCCCAACAAGGACGAGATGATCAAGCGCCTCCGCCGCCGCGCCCTCAAGGAAAACCGCATCGACGACGCCAAGGAAGAGGTCATCCGCAAGCGCTGGCAGGTGTACGAGGACGAGACCTACCCCGTCCTCGAGTACTACCCGAAGAAGATCATCGCCGAGGTCAGCGCCATGGGCTCCCCCGCCCGCGTGCTCCAGCACGTCCTCGAACACGTCGTGCCCGTGCAGGAATCCCACTTCACGAACCCCGTGACCGGCGAGCCCAACGAGCCGGACGGCACCAACGCCGGCGAGAACGGCGCCGAGCCCGCCGCCGATCTCTCGGCCCGGAAGACCCGGTCGCGAGTCTGA
- a CDS encoding nuclear transport factor 2 family protein translates to MRQCCKSGVAVWTGLAIGIAAVLGCTATHEPARLSPAEQLAIQTDIKAFLEKWVSAFEARDQQAVRSILVEDDRFTWYEDGTARYQSADAVIDGLQRFPPTLTFGHELVEVRVIPVTRDIAWTDMLTRTEIRQGGVVVAAFSGAVAMLVERHGSTWRIVAAHSSTERPAQETGRPAE, encoded by the coding sequence GTGAGGCAGTGCTGCAAGAGCGGAGTCGCCGTTTGGACGGGCCTCGCGATCGGAATCGCTGCGGTGCTGGGGTGCACGGCGACTCACGAGCCGGCGCGCCTTTCGCCGGCCGAGCAACTCGCCATCCAGACTGATATCAAGGCGTTCTTGGAGAAATGGGTGTCGGCCTTCGAGGCGAGGGATCAGCAGGCTGTCCGTTCCATTCTCGTCGAGGACGATCGCTTTACGTGGTATGAGGATGGGACGGCGCGCTACCAATCGGCGGACGCGGTGATCGATGGACTGCAGAGATTTCCTCCCACTTTGACGTTCGGGCATGAGCTTGTGGAGGTGAGAGTCATTCCGGTCACTCGCGACATTGCGTGGACGGACATGCTCACTCGTACTGAGATCCGGCAGGGCGGGGTGGTTGTCGCCGCGTTCAGCGGCGCTGTTGCAATGCTGGTCGAACGCCATGGGAGCACATGGCGTATTGTGGCGGCGCACAGTTCGACGGAGCGACCCGCCCAGGAGACTGGGCGTCCGGCGGAGTGA
- a CDS encoding ThiF family adenylyltransferase, whose protein sequence is MIGDEGQARLAAAHALLVGCGALGTVIADLLVRAGVGRLTLVDRDLVEVTNLQRQTLFDESDARGGVPKAEAAAGRLRAVNSVVGIRPVVADFSWRSAEELALGSGGVAVLLDGTDNFQTRLLMNDLAVKHSIPLVYAGAVGTTATSMTVMPGRSPCLRCIVETPPQPGDTATCDTAGVLGPVTAMVAAWQAAEAIKILAGRADLVSTTLLRIDLAASRVQQIDVAGARAESCPCCGERRFDHLEGRTNVDTTVLCGRNSVQVNPPLELITRRLDLESVAARLAAHGRFTVTPLMLRGRLSSVEGAAAGEEGDEAGIDDESNTGLELTLFPDGRAIVSGTTRPEVARSIYAKFVGV, encoded by the coding sequence ATGATCGGGGACGAGGGGCAGGCGCGTCTTGCCGCGGCGCATGCGCTGCTGGTTGGTTGCGGCGCGCTGGGGACGGTGATCGCGGATCTGCTGGTCCGCGCGGGGGTTGGCAGGTTGACGCTGGTCGACCGCGACCTGGTCGAGGTCACGAACCTGCAGCGGCAGACGCTCTTCGACGAGTCGGACGCGCGAGGGGGGGTTCCGAAGGCCGAGGCCGCAGCGGGGAGGCTGCGGGCGGTCAACTCGGTGGTCGGCATCCGCCCTGTGGTCGCGGACTTTTCGTGGCGGAGCGCGGAGGAGTTGGCGCTGGGATCGGGCGGGGTTGCGGTGCTGCTTGACGGCACGGACAACTTCCAGACGCGATTGCTGATGAACGACCTGGCGGTGAAGCACTCGATTCCGCTGGTGTACGCGGGCGCGGTCGGGACGACGGCCACGTCGATGACGGTGATGCCGGGGCGGTCGCCGTGCCTGCGGTGCATCGTCGAGACGCCGCCGCAGCCGGGCGACACAGCGACGTGTGATACGGCGGGCGTGCTGGGGCCTGTGACGGCGATGGTGGCGGCGTGGCAGGCCGCGGAGGCGATCAAGATCCTCGCCGGGCGTGCTGACCTGGTCAGCACGACGTTGCTCCGCATCGACCTGGCGGCGTCGCGCGTGCAGCAGATCGACGTGGCGGGGGCAAGGGCCGAGTCGTGCCCGTGCTGTGGCGAGCGGAGGTTCGACCACCTGGAGGGGCGGACGAACGTCGACACGACCGTGCTGTGCGGCCGCAACAGCGTGCAGGTGAATCCGCCGCTCGAGCTGATCACGCGGCGGCTTGATCTTGAGTCGGTCGCCGCGAGGCTTGCGGCGCATGGGCGTTTCACCGTGACGCCGCTGATGCTACGGGGGCGGCTCTCATCGGTTGAGGGGGCGGCGGCCGGCGAGGAAGGCGATGAGGCCGGGATCGATGACGAGTCGAACACGGGCCTTGAACTGACGCTGTTCCCCGATGGCCGCGCTATCGTCTCGGGAACGACCCGCCCGGAGGTCGCCCGATCGATCTATGCGAAGTTCGTGGGCGTCTGA
- a CDS encoding VOC family protein has protein sequence MPNPISHFAIHADDCERAKTFYERVFGWSFEEWGPPGFWRVHTGQVGVEGALHARHEPLSGRGLRGFECTIAVEDVAKTARMIVAAGGTITMPPFLINGVGTVVKFADTEGNAVGAMQYLPGVLESAGGGA, from the coding sequence ATGCCAAATCCGATCAGCCACTTTGCGATTCACGCGGACGATTGTGAGCGGGCCAAGACCTTTTATGAACGAGTGTTCGGGTGGTCGTTCGAGGAGTGGGGGCCGCCCGGCTTCTGGCGAGTGCACACCGGCCAAGTCGGCGTCGAAGGGGCGCTGCATGCGAGACACGAACCACTCTCCGGGCGTGGACTCCGAGGATTCGAGTGCACGATCGCGGTGGAAGACGTCGCCAAGACGGCTCGGATGATTGTGGCCGCGGGAGGCACGATCACGATGCCGCCGTTCCTCATCAACGGAGTGGGGACCGTCGTCAAGTTCGCTGATACGGAGGGAAACGCGGTCGGCGCCATGCAGTATTTGCCCGGTGTGCTTGAGTCGGCCGGAGGTGGGGCGTGA